DNA sequence from the Methanoculleus sp. SDB genome:
GCCCTTCACGCCGCCTGCCTGCAGGAGAATATCCGCCTCCGCGCCGTCGACCACCCTGAAGACGACGTTACCTGTTACAGCCTCAATTCAATAAACGCTCCGCATTTTATTGACGAAATCCGCTCGGCATCCTGCATTACCATCGCCGGGGGGCCGCATGCATCGGCCCGGATCGCGGAGATTGCGGCCGTCGCCGACTACGTCGTCGTGGGCGAGGGGGAATATACGCTCCCGGCACTGATTCGTGAAATCAGGAATGAATCGGGCGTCATCCCGCCGGGAGTCGCAACACGGGAGCAGGTACGGGAGGCGGCTTCCTGTGTCCTGCTCGATGCTTATCCGCCGTTTTCCGAGGTGAAAGGCTATATCGAGATCACCCGGGGGTGTCCTCACGCCTGCGGCTACTGCCAGACACCCTGCCTCTTCGGCAGAAGGATGCGACACCGGTCCGTCGACCGGATCGTCCGGGCTGCAACTGCATTCCGCGATGTCAGGTTCGTCACACCGAATGCATTCGCGTACGGATCAGACGGCATTCATCCCCGGTTCGACAAACTCGAACGGCTCCTCTCACACCTCGACAACCGTATCTTCCTCGGCACATTCCCGAGTGAAGTCAGGCCGGAATGGGTGACCGATGAATCGCTCGATCTTATCGACACGTACTGCGCCAACCGGCGGGTGCATTTCGGGGCTCAGTCGGGGAGTAACAGCGTCCTCCGTCAGCTCCGCCGGGGGCACACCGTCGAGGACGTCATTACGGCAGTAGAGCTGTGCCGGGACCACGATATCATCCCGGTCGTCGATATCATTGTGGGCCTGCCCTGTGAGACCGACGAGGACCAGGAAGCGACGGTGCGGCTTGCCAGATGGATTACACGGTACGGCAGCGTGCATGCCCACTATTTCATCCCGCTTCCCGGTACTCCGCTCGAGGGAACGGCTGCCCGCCCGCTGCTTCCCGAAACGCGCCGGACACTCGGGAGGCTCGCGCTCGCGGGCAGAGCGACCGGCGCGTGGATGACGCCGGAGGTAAGATTTTTTAGACAGAACCAAAATGAGTAACCATGACTGATGTGCTGCTCCTCGCTGATCTTCATGGTCAGTACGGACACATGGACGCATTTCTCGGGCTGAATCCGGATATGGTCATCATTGCAGGTGATCTGACGGACTGTGGCCCGGTGGGGCCGGTAAAGGAGATGCTCGCACAGATTGAAGTGCCGAGCTTTGCCATTCCCGGCAACTGCGACATGCGTGAAATCATCGACCTGATCGAGGAGTCCGATACCGTCTGTCTTCACGGGACATCGATCGAGATCGGGGCCATCACCCTGACGGGCATCGGCGGATCCAACCCCACCCCATTCAAAACGCCCTTCGAGCTCTCGGAAGAGGAGATCGCCCGCATCATGGAACGGGCAACGGCGCGGATGCAGCGGAACGTGCATAACGTCCTCGTGGCCCACGCACCACCGCTCGACACCCTCGACTGCATCTGCGGGGCGCACGTCGGAAGTGCAAGCCTCAAAAACTATCTCCGGTCGTTTGATCTCGTCTGCTGCGCCCACATTCACGAGGAAAAGGGGGTCATGGAATGCGACGGTGTAAAAGTCGTCAACCCGGGGCCGGCTTCCGAAGGAAACTACGCACTTGTTCACTTCGGCGAGGAGTCGGGTGACATCAGGATCGATCTTCGCTCCGTGTAGCTTTTAGGAGTTCGAGATACGACTCGCGGATATGAGGGCCTGCGAGACCAATCTCTTTTTGAACGGCTGAAATCAATTCCATCGCCGATTCCGTCACCTCATCGGTGCAGACCTCAATCTCAACGAACGAGCCCAGTTCCTCCACGGCATCCAGCGCCACGGAAACATCCCGGAGGCGGTATTCCTCACGCAGTTTCCGCACTTGCGCAGAAGGGCGGAAGCCGACGGCAGTGAGAAGATCTTCGCATGCGGATCCCGGATCGACCTGCACGTTCACCTCTTTCCGCGCCTTGTATCCCGATCCGGCCTCCTTCGGCCCTTTATAAGTAAGGAGTGCCTGCGGCCCGCCGTACCGGACACGGAGCGCCTCGTCGGTCCGGGCGAAATCGCGGTCTGAAGCATTGAAATAGACATCACGCTGGGTTTCCCGCGAGACAAACGAGGCCCCGACTGCCGCGAGGCGGTTTCTGAACGGAGCAAGATCCGGCACCTGCACCTTGGCTTCGATTTCCTTCATGGGATGCCACTACTTTAAGTAGATTCATTTCGACTTAATATAGTCAGGTGATTCCTTTGGCAATTCAGAAAGGCGATTTTGTAAAGCTCACATACACCGGAACGGTGAACGGAGACGTCTTTGACACAACCGATGCGGAGAAGGCACAGGAAGAAGGCATTTTCGATCAGGAAAAGAATTACGGGCCGATTGTTGTCCGC
Encoded proteins:
- a CDS encoding metallophosphoesterase, giving the protein MTDVLLLADLHGQYGHMDAFLGLNPDMVIIAGDLTDCGPVGPVKEMLAQIEVPSFAIPGNCDMREIIDLIEESDTVCLHGTSIEIGAITLTGIGGSNPTPFKTPFELSEEEIARIMERATARMQRNVHNVLVAHAPPLDTLDCICGAHVGSASLKNYLRSFDLVCCAHIHEEKGVMECDGVKVVNPGPASEGNYALVHFGEESGDIRIDLRSV
- a CDS encoding B12-binding domain/radical SAM domain-containing protein, with amino-acid sequence MKINWRTIKGTQNSYAALHAACLQENIRLRAVDHPEDDVTCYSLNSINAPHFIDEIRSASCITIAGGPHASARIAEIAAVADYVVVGEGEYTLPALIREIRNESGVIPPGVATREQVREAASCVLLDAYPPFSEVKGYIEITRGCPHACGYCQTPCLFGRRMRHRSVDRIVRAATAFRDVRFVTPNAFAYGSDGIHPRFDKLERLLSHLDNRIFLGTFPSEVRPEWVTDESLDLIDTYCANRRVHFGAQSGSNSVLRQLRRGHTVEDVITAVELCRDHDIIPVVDIIVGLPCETDEDQEATVRLARWITRYGSVHAHYFIPLPGTPLEGTAARPLLPETRRTLGRLALAGRATGAWMTPEVRFFRQNQNE